ACATTTTGGACGGATGCTAGGGAGCCGGACATGGGTACGTCAACCGCGAAGTCGCCGCCCACCGCGCGGGTGATGGACGTGCTTGCCGCGCTCGCGGATTCGCCGGACGGGCGAACCTCGGCCGAGCTGGCGAAGACCTGTGGGATCAGCACCTCGACCTGCGCGCTGGTGCTGGCCGAGCTGGAACGTCGGTCCTGGGTCACCCGGCGCGGGGACCGCCGCTTTCGCCTGGGCAGCGGATTGTTCGGGCTGGTGCACGGGCTGCGGACGCAGTTCCCCCTGTTGGACCGTGGCCGCGATGCGCTGACCTTCCTGCACCACACCCTCGACGCGGGCTGCTCGATGTCGAAGATCGGCGGCCGGCACCTGACCACGGTCGACGCGGTGGGGCATGGCACCGACGGCGCGCATGCCGTCGGCCAGCGCTTCCCGATCGATCCCCCGTTCGGCCTGGTCGCGATGGCCTGGCGCGACGACGATTTCGTGGCTGCCTGGCTGCACCGGGTCACGCCGCGGCTGACCCGCGACGAAATCGCGCAGCATCAACGGGTACTCGCCGACATCCGGTCCCGCGGCTACGGCGCCTGGCGGTTCGACGACACCCACCAATCGCTGCACCATCGCCTGGCCGGGCTGCTCGCGTCGCTGGAACCGACCGCACAGGTCACCCGGCAACTCACCACGCTGATGACCATGGTGACGCTGCGATCCGTAACCGACACACTCGAAACACAGCTGACTTCAACGGAATTCGTCGTTCTGCCGATCTTCGGCCAGAACGGGCAGCCGGAGTACCAAATCGAGATCCATCTGGGCGGCTCGGCGGGCTTGACGCTGCCCGCACTCGACGCCGCGCTGCAGCATGCGCAGCGACTGCTCGGCGCGGGGATGTGATTACGCTGAAGTCATGCCTGCCAACTCCGATATTCGGCGCGCGGCTGACCGGGCTGTCACCACGACGCCGTGGCTGAAATCCAGACATTCGTTTTCGTTCGGCGATCACTACGAGCCGGATAACACCCACCACGGGCTGCTGGTGGTGAACAACGACGACGTGGTAGCGCCGCAAAGCGGATTCGACACCCACCCGCATCGCGACATGGAGATCGTGACATGGGTGCTGGAAGGCGAGTTGACACACCAGGATTCGGCCGGTAACCATGGCGTGATCTATCCAGGGCTGGCGCAGCGCATGTCGGCGGGCAGCGGGATCCTGCATTCGGAGAAAAACGATTCGTTAACGCAGCCAGTGCATTTCGTTCAGATGTGGATCGTCCCCGACGAATCGGGAATCCCCCCGGGCTATCAGCAGCATGAGATCGGCCACATCGGAGCCGAACTTGTGACCATCGCCTCGGGCATCCCGGGGCGCGACGCAGCGATTTCGCTGCATAACCGTGCTGCGGCCCTGCACGGGGCGCGGCTGCAACCCGGCGACACCGTCATTACTCCCGGCGCGCCCTACCTGCACGTCTTCGTGCCACGCGGGCGGCTGACCCTGGACGGGACCGATGAACTCTCCGAAGGCGATGCGGCCCGCATCACAGACGGCGGTGGCTCGCGGCTGACGGCGAGCGAGCCAACGGAGCTGCTGATCTGGGAGATGCACGCAAAACTGGGCGCCTAGACCAATAGAGTGGGCGTGACAGACAGGAGCTGGGATGTCGAAAGCCCCACCGCGACACGCGGTGCCGAATCCGAAGCGGAACGCAAAAGCCCTGGGAACCGTGGGGTTCTGGGCGTTGCCGATCGGCGCCACACTGGCCCTCATGTCGGCGCTGTGTGCGCTGTATCTCGGCGGCATCTTGAATCCCACCACCAACCTTCGCCACTTCCCGATCGCCGTGGTGAACGAGGACGCCGGAACCGCAGGCCCGAAAATCGTCGACGGCCTGGTCTCCGCGCTGGATAAGAACAAATTCGACATCCGCGTGGTGTCCCACGACGAGGCCAAACGGCTGCTGGACCGGGCGCAGGCGTACGGCGAATTGGTAATTCCGCCAACGTTTTCGTCGAGTTTGCGCGAGTACGGCGAGAGCGCTGTGATGCCCACCAAGGCCGATCGGCCGTCGGTCACGATCTTCACCAACCCGCGCGCCGGCACGCTGGGCGCCGGCATCGCCGGACAGACCCTGAACCAGGCTATGGCTGTTGCCAATACCAAGGTGGGACAATACCTTTCGTCGCAAGTCGCGCAGCAGACCGACGGCGCGACGCTGACCGGTGCGGCGCAGGCGGGACTGGCCAGCCCGATCGACATCAAGTCGGCCGTGTACAACCCGCTACCCAACGGCACCGGCAACGGACTGTCGGCGTTCTATTACGCATTGCTGTTGTTGCTGGCCGGGTTTACCGGCAGCATCGTCGTGTCCACCTTGGTGGACTCATTGCTCGGGTATGTGCCCGCCGAATGGGGCCCGGTGTATCGATTCGCCGAGCAGGCCAACATCTCTCGCTTCCGCACCTTGTTGGTGAAGTGGGGAATCATGCTGGTGCTGGCGTTGCTGACGTCGGGCGTCTACCTGGCCATTGCGCACGGACTCGGCATGCCCATTGCGCTCGGCTGGCAGTTGTGGGCCTACGGCGTCTTCGCGATCACCGCGGTGGGCGTGACGTCCAGTTCGCTGATCGCGGTGCTGGGTTCGATGGGTCTGCTGTTCAGCATGCTGGTTTTCGTGATCCTCGGGTTGCCGTCGGCGGGCGCCACCGTCCCGCTGGAGGCGGTGCCGCCGTTCTTCCGCTGGCTGGCCGAGTTTGAGCCGATGCATCAGGTGTTCCTGGGCGTGCGGTCGCTGTTGTATCTCAACGGCGACGGGGAGGCCGGCCTCACGCAGGCGTTGTTGATGACGTCGATCGGGCTGGTGATCGGCCTGCTGGTGGGCGGCATAACCACGCGCATCTACGATCGCAGCGGCTTCCACCGGATTCCCGGTGCGGTCGGGGTGGCCATCGCCGAGGTGCATCAGTCGCAACACAAGGCGCGTGCGGCCGGTAAGCACGACAGTTCCGGCATGACCACCGACACCGAACCGAGCGACCCGGACCCCAGCCGGCCCGATGCCGAAAGCGTAAGCGAGCAAACGTAATTCGGGCGCAGCCTAAGTGTCACGCGTTTGTTATTTATGTTGACAGTGTGGCCAATGTGACTGATGCTGTGAATGTTGCATCCACATAAGGGCCGAAAGGGCTGCCGTGCTGACACGACGCACCAGGTTGCGCCGACTGGCGGCAAGCCTCACGACCATGCTCGCCTGCACCCTGTTGACCGACACCGTCGCACCGCCCGTCGCGCACGCCGCTGATGCCCGCGAGCTGCTCGCCAGCGCGATCGGTGCCACCAAGGGCTCGTATCTGGTCTACAACTTCGGTCCCGGCCACCCCACCCCCCTGATGGACGCCGGCGGCCGCTGGTACGAGATGAACAACGGCGGCCACCTGATGATCATCAAGAACGCAGCGGAACGCCTGGCGCCGCACCTGTTGGTCGACACCCACCGGGGTGACCAGGCGCGCTGCGAGAACAACCCCGGGGCCCGCACCGGCGAAGGCCTGTGGCAGGCCTCGGAGCTCTACGCGCCGCTGCAGGCGTGGCAACGGATGGGGCAGCCGACCATCGCGATCAACGCCAACTTCTTCGACGTGCGCGGGCAGAAGGCGGGTTCGTGGCGTCAGACCGGCTGCAGCTCACCGCTCGGTGCGTTCGTGGACAACACGAACGGGCAGGGCCGCGCCAACCAGGCTGTCACCGGCACCGCGGCCTACCCCGGCAAGCAAGGACTTTCCGGCGGTGGCGAGAGCTGGTCCTCGCTGACGACGATGATCCTGCCGTCGGGTGGGGCGCCCTACGTGGTGTGGCCGCGCAGCAAGAACGACTACGACGCCGCCACCCCGGTGGTGGCCGACCTGCTGAACAAGAACGAGAAGTTCGTCGCGGTGTCCGGGATCGGGCTGCTGGCGCCGGGCCAGACCCAACAGCTGCACGACGGCGGTCCCAGCGCGGCGCGCACCGCCCTGGCCTATGTGAAGCAGCGCGACGAGATGTACATCTTCGAGGGCGGCAGCTACACGCCGGACAACATGCAAGACCTGTTCCGCGGACTGGGCAGTGATACCGCGATCCTGCTGGACGGCGGCGGCTCCTCGGCGATCGTGCTGCGCCGCGACACCGGCGGCATGTGGGCCGGCGCGGGTTCGCCGCGTGGGTCGTGCGACACCCGTCAGGTGCTGTGCGACTCCCACGAGCGCGCCCTGCCCAGCTGGCTGGCCTTCAACTAAGGATCCTCGGCAGCAACGGTTTTCGCCTCGACGGCGCCGTACCGGAAGATCAGCAGGCTCGCCGCCACCACGGCCGCCGTCAGCGCGAACACCGGCGCGATGACGAACCGCGACAGCGTGGCGCCGAGAAATGCACCGGCGCACATCGTGACAATGACGCTGATCCGCAGCTGTTGGCGCTCGCCGGTGCCACCGGACAGCCGGCTGTCCAAACCGAGGCTGACGATCGTCGACGTCAAGACGGTCGTCGACAGTTCCTGGATGCCGAACTGGCGGGCACTCGAATGCTGCAGACCGAACGTCACCGTGAGGAAACCGATCATGATCAGCTTCGTGTTGTCGTGATAGTGCAGCACGCCCGCGCCGGCCAGGATCGACAAGGTAAGCAGCAGCGCGATTTCCGTGGCCAGCACGGTCGTGATCCACTGCCGGGCCCGCTCATTGAAATACCGTTGCAGCCGGCCGCTGAGGATCGTGGTGGTGACGAAGGTGGGCAGCGCCACCGAGACCGCGGTCAGGTCGATGCTGGTACGCGGGGCAAGCCAGAAGCCGAGGAAGACCACGTTACCGGTCATGTTCGCGACGAACACGTGGCCGAGGACCAAGATACTGATCGAGTCGGCCAGCCCGGTCGCAAACGTCAGCAACAACAACGCCGCAACGGTGAACCGCTCGGTTACCGGCGACGTGGCGGCCACGGGTGCAGTATATTCGGCGGTCTCGGTTCGGCCGGACTACGGATGCGGCGTGAGGTCCAGGGAGGTCACGGTCGTCATCCTGGTCACCAGCCAGCGCCCGTTCGCACGTTTCATGAACAGCCGATAGGACAGGTACTTCAGCGCCGGGATGTCCTTGGTCAGCGGGCTGGTCGAGGTGGTGTTGGTGTAGACGATGACGACCGCGTTCGGTCCATCGAGCGATTCGACCGCCGCGCCGGTGACCTGAGTCCGGTTGGTGATCTTGGCCTGCTTGTTCGGGGCCACGATGGCGTCGACGAATTTGCGGTACTGGGCCTCGAAGTCGCCGCTGAGGTAAGCCGACGCACGATCGGCGAGGCTGTCCATGTTCTCCGGCGTGTAGGTCCACAGCGTCGTGATCGCGTTGGC
The Mycobacterium sp. 050128 genome window above contains:
- a CDS encoding MarR family transcriptional regulator, translating into MGTSTAKSPPTARVMDVLAALADSPDGRTSAELAKTCGISTSTCALVLAELERRSWVTRRGDRRFRLGSGLFGLVHGLRTQFPLLDRGRDALTFLHHTLDAGCSMSKIGGRHLTTVDAVGHGTDGAHAVGQRFPIDPPFGLVAMAWRDDDFVAAWLHRVTPRLTRDEIAQHQRVLADIRSRGYGAWRFDDTHQSLHHRLAGLLASLEPTAQVTRQLTTLMTMVTLRSVTDTLETQLTSTEFVVLPIFGQNGQPEYQIEIHLGGSAGLTLPALDAALQHAQRLLGAGM
- a CDS encoding pirin family protein; translation: MPANSDIRRAADRAVTTTPWLKSRHSFSFGDHYEPDNTHHGLLVVNNDDVVAPQSGFDTHPHRDMEIVTWVLEGELTHQDSAGNHGVIYPGLAQRMSAGSGILHSEKNDSLTQPVHFVQMWIVPDESGIPPGYQQHEIGHIGAELVTIASGIPGRDAAISLHNRAAALHGARLQPGDTVITPGAPYLHVFVPRGRLTLDGTDELSEGDAARITDGGGSRLTASEPTELLIWEMHAKLGA
- a CDS encoding YhgE/Pip domain-containing protein; the encoded protein is MSKAPPRHAVPNPKRNAKALGTVGFWALPIGATLALMSALCALYLGGILNPTTNLRHFPIAVVNEDAGTAGPKIVDGLVSALDKNKFDIRVVSHDEAKRLLDRAQAYGELVIPPTFSSSLREYGESAVMPTKADRPSVTIFTNPRAGTLGAGIAGQTLNQAMAVANTKVGQYLSSQVAQQTDGATLTGAAQAGLASPIDIKSAVYNPLPNGTGNGLSAFYYALLLLLAGFTGSIVVSTLVDSLLGYVPAEWGPVYRFAEQANISRFRTLLVKWGIMLVLALLTSGVYLAIAHGLGMPIALGWQLWAYGVFAITAVGVTSSSLIAVLGSMGLLFSMLVFVILGLPSAGATVPLEAVPPFFRWLAEFEPMHQVFLGVRSLLYLNGDGEAGLTQALLMTSIGLVIGLLVGGITTRIYDRSGFHRIPGAVGVAIAEVHQSQHKARAAGKHDSSGMTTDTEPSDPDPSRPDAESVSEQT
- a CDS encoding phosphodiester glycosidase family protein — its product is MHIRAERAAVLTRRTRLRRLAASLTTMLACTLLTDTVAPPVAHAADARELLASAIGATKGSYLVYNFGPGHPTPLMDAGGRWYEMNNGGHLMIIKNAAERLAPHLLVDTHRGDQARCENNPGARTGEGLWQASELYAPLQAWQRMGQPTIAINANFFDVRGQKAGSWRQTGCSSPLGAFVDNTNGQGRANQAVTGTAAYPGKQGLSGGGESWSSLTTMILPSGGAPYVVWPRSKNDYDAATPVVADLLNKNEKFVAVSGIGLLAPGQTQQLHDGGPSAARTALAYVKQRDEMYIFEGGSYTPDNMQDLFRGLGSDTAILLDGGGSSAIVLRRDTGGMWAGAGSPRGSCDTRQVLCDSHERALPSWLAFN
- a CDS encoding YoaK family protein; this translates as MAATSPVTERFTVAALLLLTFATGLADSISILVLGHVFVANMTGNVVFLGFWLAPRTSIDLTAVSVALPTFVTTTILSGRLQRYFNERARQWITTVLATEIALLLTLSILAGAGVLHYHDNTKLIMIGFLTVTFGLQHSSARQFGIQELSTTVLTSTIVSLGLDSRLSGGTGERQQLRISVIVTMCAGAFLGATLSRFVIAPVFALTAAVVAASLLIFRYGAVEAKTVAAEDP
- a CDS encoding mammalian cell entry protein — encoded protein: MEDKQPAAGDLTAEAASDEAAEHDENTTTATESAEETGTAEAEEPDADAEARTDEGAAAAEEGGRKRRKLLAGKWMAIVVVVAALLFVGSAAFAGAAMQPYLADRAAAATKLTVARTAANAITTLWTYTPENMDSLADRASAYLSGDFEAQYRKFVDAIVAPNKQAKITNRTQVTGAAVESLDGPNAVVIVYTNTTSTSPLTKDIPALKYLSYRLFMKRANGRWLVTRMTTVTSLDLTPHP